A portion of the Pseudomonadota bacterium genome contains these proteins:
- the cysC gene encoding adenylyl-sulfate kinase, producing MTEQKATNITWHDHIISTAELEKLHGHKGTTIWFTGLSASGKSTIANAVAAALHGMKVSTFVLDGDNIRHGLNKNLGFSAADREENIRRIGEVAKLFTQAGVVNLTAFISPYRADRDKARALQPESFVEVYCDPGIAVCEQRDPKGLYKKARAGELKGFTGVDDPYEAPEKPELVLDTGSLTVGECAHAVIDLLKKRGVIG from the coding sequence ATGACCGAGCAGAAGGCGACGAACATCACCTGGCACGACCACATCATCTCGACCGCCGAGCTCGAGAAGCTCCACGGCCACAAGGGCACGACGATCTGGTTCACGGGGCTCTCCGCCTCCGGCAAGTCGACGATCGCGAACGCGGTCGCCGCGGCGCTCCACGGCATGAAGGTGAGCACGTTCGTCCTCGACGGCGACAACATCCGCCACGGGCTGAACAAGAACCTCGGCTTCTCGGCCGCCGACCGCGAGGAGAACATCCGGCGCATCGGCGAGGTGGCGAAGCTGTTCACCCAGGCGGGCGTCGTCAACCTGACGGCGTTCATCAGCCCGTACCGCGCGGACCGCGACAAGGCGCGCGCCCTGCAGCCCGAGAGCTTCGTCGAGGTGTACTGCGATCCCGGGATCGCGGTGTGCGAGCAGCGCGATCCGAAGGGGCTCTACAAGAAGGCGCGGGCCGGCGAGCTGAAGGGCTTCACGGGCGTCGACGATCCGTACGAGGCACCGGAGAAGCCGGAGCTGGTGCTCGACACGGGCAGCCTGACCGTCGGCGAGTGCGCCCACGCCGTGATAGATCT
- a CDS encoding nucleotidyl transferase AbiEii/AbiGii toxin family protein — protein sequence MADEPNVNYLEEILRALTSGGVRFVVAGGVAIVLHGIERTTMDLDIALELSKENVSRFREVMESLGLQPLVPVPVEALSDPELVRMMVEEKHAIAFMLADPDMPLRKVDVFLTERLSYESLAADSVPVEIPGISLRVVSLARLLELKRAVDPPRDKDVFDIRAIERLLHEGRRDG from the coding sequence ATGGCCGACGAGCCGAACGTCAACTACCTCGAGGAGATCCTCCGCGCGCTCACGAGCGGTGGCGTCCGCTTCGTCGTCGCAGGCGGGGTGGCGATCGTCCTCCACGGCATCGAGCGCACGACCATGGACCTCGACATCGCGCTCGAGCTGTCCAAGGAGAACGTGAGCCGTTTCCGGGAAGTGATGGAGTCCCTGGGCCTCCAGCCGCTCGTGCCGGTGCCCGTCGAGGCCCTCTCGGATCCGGAGCTGGTCCGGATGATGGTCGAAGAGAAGCATGCCATCGCGTTCATGCTCGCCGACCCGGACATGCCCTTGCGCAAGGTCGACGTCTTCCTCACCGAGAGGCTCAGCTACGAGAGCCTGGCCGCCGACTCGGTCCCCGTAGAGATCCCCGGGATCTCGCTGCGGGTCGTTTCCCTCGCCCGCCTGCTCGAGCTGAAGCGGGCCGTCGACCCGCCGCGAGACAAAGACGTTTTCGACATACGGGCCATCGAGCGCCTCCTGCACGAGGGGCGAAGGGATGGCTGA